The genomic DNA CAGCCAACCCTTCTCGTCAACAATCGTCGGCACTTTGTGTCTAGGTAGGAATACGTTAAGCCTTTGGCTGTCAAAGCCTGTAAAATACAGAATGGGCAGTATTGTTCATACAGCTATCTGCAGACGCTGAAATGACCAATAAATAGGCTAGACAAGTTTAGAAATGTCAATAGATGGTGCTAGGTGTCAGTTCAgggttctttttttaaatatttggttGATATTTGTGGAGTGCTTGAGCATGCGTAACATGCACTGCAACACCTATGCGCCTTGAAGCAGAGCAGTCGGTGCGTTTCTCGTGTCAGATTCTGCTGAACCCCGGCAAGCAAAATCTATCAAGATAGTGCAGAGCATGCAAtgcaaaaagagagaaaagaaccAAGAACAGGGAGAGGGTGAAAAGTGCAGTACAGCTCTCCGCATGCCTGAGTATTTCAAGCTTTTCCACACAAAAATGAATGTGATTAGCAGTTGTTGCTGTAAATTGAAAAAAGCTGCTCCACATTGTAAATAAAACTTATTTGTTTGCCTTTTTTCAGTGTTTATTACAGTAGAGCATTATTAGAAGAGCCCACAGCATTACACTGCTTAGTGTGTGTGCAGCTGAAGAATAATTGGAATGAATGTCCACATAGCATTTGTAGTATTTGGTAGCCAAtgtgtcagtggcgtagccatgAATTTTTTTCAGGTGAGGCAATCACCCGATTGAAGTCAGAAAGTGGGAGGGAGTGAGGGGGGTGGGGGCTGGGTAGGCTGCATTAGTCTGGTAAAGAATTTTACAGTCTGGTACTGTAATTCCGTGATGCATGCTAGAATTGGGAGCTTCAAATTTCAGGAGAAAGGTTTCAGCAATCCTGAACAGCTATTAACGACTGCTGAAACACCAAACGCTTAACTGCTACCAAGCAAAGGTCATGCAGGCATAACAAACCACTAACGAATGCCTAGATGATATTGTGCTCAAACAAGACAATTTCTGTAATGCAAGTGGCTTCTcacttgtggggatgcgtgacccCCACgcctcccctgatatcttgttttcccgcatagccccgtctccgtgcggcgtcgccgcgtgggccgcggtgtcggagtggtacaagcgtggtgcgagagatggcgcgagcgtcgcgccgctgcgcggttacttgggttcgggaaggacaaggcgctctctcttaggttcgagacagcaagcgggacggacgtgccgtgccgcacgtgcggCGACCctttttcccggcgggtcggcgcacggcggggacgtctcccgcgtgcgcgccgacccatgcttctgcgagaccgcctcgcgtggccgccttcgaacgcgccacgattcgcgtgactatacacgcgaacgaccaggcgttgggatccagcatggggcgaacatattcgctcgcttccggtcgcggtgagtcggacttctagatttgtcgcgcgcccatcggcatgttttgtggatagcaactcggctagcaggcattgatctatgaaaggtgcaataaatgcccttgtgattgtttgcactactgtgttgtcgttcctttgtcccaagagtaccaGAGGAGGACCCCACACACTGCAAAGTGCACGGAGACTGAGGAACCTAATGCCATGCATGCAGTGGCATTAGGTTCAGTGACATTAGCCTAGCCGCCGTATAAACGGTAGCCAAGCTCTAGCACTGCAATTCTTAATAATGATGTGTGGTGTAATGTTCAAGGCATTGCAATTCAACTGGGTGATTGCTGACCATGCTCGTTGCTACTTGTCAGCTAAGTGTTGCTTTGCTTTATGGTCACGAGTAGGCCCAATAAAGCATTCTATCCATCCCATTCATTCCTTCGGCTAGTGTTTCTGTCCGAGCACTGTCCTTACCTTGTGAGAAGATGAGCTTATGTAGGTATACACTAAGCTTACACAAAACTACAAACAAGGTGTTCATGGTGGGTGGACACTTATAACAGCATGACCACGCAGCTAGGGGAACCTTTCATGGGCCAACAAGCTTATCTTGCCAATGGCATCATTGATGTAAATCAGCTAAGAGAGCTGCTTTAGGTCAACAATCCAAGAAGGAAGAACTCACGTCCTTGAGACGCTGATTTCCAGAAGCTTTGCAGTCTCCAATGCATACCACTTGTAGCTCTCAAGGACTGCAGGGTCGTGACCTCTGACTTCAAGCTCAATTCTCTTGTAGAGCTTGTCAGGTTCGCTGCTGTCTTCTGCAGTCACCTCTGACTGAACTTCTGACACAGGCAAGGCAGGATCCTGGAATCAGACCACGGAGACAGCCAAGACATTGGCCAACTGATTGGATTTGGCAGAAGCACTGCAGATAAATGCCGTTCTGACGAGTGTCAACTGCTGCGTCAATGCATTTTCATGACATAGATGTTGAGGTCGTATTTTTCACAACTGAATTTTATTTTCAACAATGGTGCAGGAGAGCAGGCAGAGATTGGGCAAAAAGCTGAATTAAGAGCTTGAGAGAATTTACACACGTTGGCATAATGGCCATTGAGGGAAAATAGTACAAGCTGATGCACTGTTGATTACAATGCATCTTACATAGGCACATACAGACATAAACATGCATAAGCATACCTATATGGATGTTTACATCTATGGCTCATACATGTATATCCATATGCCTGTATATAAGAAACTCGTGCCAAGCACAGAATTTCTGCTAAATTATATGCAACGTTATACTGCTGGGCTTTAATTCTGCAGTGGGACGTGTGCCCTAAAGTGAACAACAAGTTAACTTGAGTAACTTTGCTAATTAGCTAACACCAAACAGCGATTTGTGGTGCAAATAATGTTTGCCTCTTCAAGTAATTCAGCTGACATGGAACATCTTTAATGATGGAGTTTGCTTCCATTGTACAAAAACTAATGGGAGACTGAAACGCCCCAGCCTTATCAAATTAAAATTTAATACCTCGCAATCTAAGCGCCGTTAACTCACAGATGATTACCTGTCCAGCTGCCTGGTTAGCCGTGATTTGTGAACATGGTCGTACTTGAGGTGCGTTGAGCAGACCGCTCAATCGTAACCGCTGCGCCGGAAACACGCATCGAACAGTGCTCGCGGTAAGGACGTCGGACCATAAACTGCTCCTCACACCGCTGGTCAGGACCTGGAAtattaaaaataaacaaaaacaaattagTATGAGGCGCCCAGTGTAGGCAAGTTAATATTCGTATGGGACACAGGCATTCGACAGTAACTAAAGTTGCGAACGTCTTAATTGCGAAGACAAGCTGTTTGGTTTCACACAGGCAATACCAACTTTCTGAAACTCCATGAAATAACAtctgcctttgttttccttggtcTAATACAAAACTCCTGTCGCTAAAACGCATGCTAAAGTTGGGAGCTAGCGGGCGGCAACGCAAAGCACGCTAAGCACGCTTGGCAATTCGCTGACAGAGAGTTGCATGTTTCAGGGAGCAGACGCTAACGCACGTACCCTGCCGACAGAGAAAACCTTGGAACACATAGTGCCGGAGAGTTTAATCCCGCGCGATTCACGAACGCATCACAACAACGCACGTGCTCAAACTGTGCACAGCAGAGGATGCAGACGCCATCAAACAAACTCGGCGGAACCGGAAAACCGTGAGAATAAGCTGCTAGACTTCTATGTAAAGTTCACAGCAAGAACTATCGTGAGGCAAGCGCCCGAATAAAAATATTAGCTTTGAATAAAAATATTAGAGGTTTGCGCGCGCTGGCAGCTTTTGCTCCAGAGGATAGCGCAGCTAAGTGCAGCTAACAGAGGTCGCGATGGCTGCGCAAAGCCAGcaagcggcaatggaaaagaaacctgccatgagtaagtacttaagaggaaaaaaacttaatcaggaaagaaacacttTGTGATAACTTACaagaaagctcattacttttcaagagcatgtagcgcaagccaatgcctcctttattgcgcaagccaccgccccgttccaaagaagACActaataacatccatccaccTATCTATCCAGCAGCCACTTCCGCCTCCGTCGAAATTTTGGCTCAGCTGTTTTGGATGTTTTCTTCGTAGCACTGCACCTTGTAAACAGTCTCTTTGTTCTTGGAGCGAAAGGTGCACGCTCGCGCTCCAGTGTGATGCGTTATCGTGGAAGACAACATCATGCAGGGATAGACTGCCTAAAGCCGCTGCCCCTCACAACGTGAGGCAATAGTAATATTTTAGGCCATCGGAGCAGAGGAGTGAAAACTTCTGACTCGGAAGAGGAGCGAAGCAAGCGTACTCGTGAGTGCTCCGACGAGCAACGACCTTCACCCAGCCTGTGGATTACACTCTGTGCGTAGTACATCTGCGTGTACCGTGCGATGCGTTGCTTAATCGCCGCTTTGCACAACAAAGAGCTTGATCTTTTCGCGTGTTGTGCGCCCACAAAGCTTTCGTGAGCTGGCTGTTCCGGGACGAAAGTGTCCCGAGCGGCGAGTTGACACGGCGCTCCGCTAACCCAGACTGTCGCGCGATATTTTGGACGCTTTCCATGGGAAAAATGTAGGTTGCCCCCGCCGTTTACTTTCGTTGGCGTCTGCCTGGCCGTTGCTTTCACTTGCGCTTGTCCCTTTCTGTCTGCTTTGTAGGGGTTCTCAATTTTGTGTGTTAAACCCCCTAAACTGTGCCCGATCTCCAATTTCACCTACGCTATCGCACGCCCACGCCGTTTTGTGAGCACGGATGCCAGAGTCGTCTGTATGACTTTCTACGATTTTCGAAAATACTTGTGTCCATGTCATATGCTCGTATCGCGT from Dermacentor albipictus isolate Rhodes 1998 colony chromosome 7, USDA_Dalb.pri_finalv2, whole genome shotgun sequence includes the following:
- the mRpS10 gene encoding small ribosomal subunit protein uS10m, encoding MCSKVFSVGRVLTSGVRSSLWSDVLTASTVRCVFPAQRLRLSGLLNAPQVRPCSQITANQAAGQDPALPVSEVQSEVTAEDSSEPDKLYKRIELEVRGHDPAVLESYKWYALETAKLLEISVSRTWQPNKVNERWTLLKAPFGKKKHMVQYEMRTYFQVIELKHLTGSTADTYLEYVQRNLPEGVAMKVTKTTLERLPSYIKPPAHETSDATPALQEDASK